The Sphingomonas sp. KR3-1 genome has a window encoding:
- a CDS encoding TonB-dependent receptor, which translates to MRLAIPLLLAGTALLPRSATAQTAAPATGAAAAKQIFLPEDFTRFAPKTAYDMLAQVPGFTLRSADQERGLGQASENVLINGERIANKTGGAIAELQRIAAANVARIELVDASTLGIAGLAGQVANVILTDARKAGGQFEWRPDFRAHYSRPNRYRGSISYSGKSGVVDYTASLEDQAGRGAIGGPELFYAADGSLIERREEVFHSESDTVTAKLKLGFDGPRTSKGHLTLGYSPYWGPVYDKEQRFRADGNNSTRLRRNRLDGWMYDINADYEFAFGPGRFKIIGLRHFDHEPLVSTQIDSFASGAPDQGTRFGRNSHITETIARAEYGWKMGKNDLQVSFERAVNGLDQRGSLAALDPGGTFVPVPFPGGSGIVREVRHEGIVTFSRPLASNLNLQVAGGAETSSLERVDGDVPARRFFRPKGSVTLGWQPDKQWDLSLKLRRRVGQISFYDFLAQPNLKSERQNTGNPDLVPPQSWEAEMEVGRALGAAGKTRLRGYYHRIEDIIDIVPIGADGEGVGNLPRATRFGLVSTSTIQFAPLGLAGAKLDATLGIEIARVRDPLTGAMRAISGTQDRWAELSFRHDIPKTDLAWGIDASSYHYQPYYYLTEVNQENEGPWFANIYAEHKDVGGLTLRVQVGNILNARHRYDRQVYDGRRTSSPLVIRQVNNQLIGPIFTFTARGSF; encoded by the coding sequence ATGCGTCTCGCCATCCCGCTTCTGCTCGCCGGCACCGCGCTTCTTCCCCGAAGCGCGACCGCCCAGACCGCCGCGCCCGCAACCGGCGCGGCAGCGGCCAAGCAGATCTTCCTGCCCGAGGACTTCACCCGGTTCGCGCCCAAGACCGCCTATGACATGCTCGCGCAGGTCCCCGGCTTCACCCTCCGCAGCGCGGACCAGGAGCGCGGCCTGGGCCAGGCTTCGGAGAACGTCCTGATCAACGGCGAGCGCATCGCCAACAAGACCGGTGGTGCGATCGCCGAACTCCAGCGCATCGCCGCAGCCAATGTCGCGCGGATCGAGCTCGTCGACGCCTCCACCCTCGGCATCGCCGGGCTCGCCGGCCAGGTCGCCAACGTCATCCTCACCGACGCTCGCAAGGCCGGCGGCCAGTTCGAGTGGCGGCCCGATTTCCGCGCACATTATTCGCGCCCCAATCGCTATCGCGGCAGCATCAGCTATTCCGGCAAGTCGGGCGTGGTCGATTACACCGCCTCGCTCGAGGATCAGGCCGGCCGCGGTGCTATCGGCGGTCCCGAGCTGTTCTACGCCGCCGACGGATCGCTGATCGAGCGCCGCGAGGAAGTCTTCCATTCGGAATCGGACACGGTCACTGCCAAGCTCAAGCTCGGCTTCGACGGTCCTCGCACCTCCAAGGGCCATCTGACCCTCGGCTATTCGCCCTATTGGGGCCCGGTCTACGACAAGGAGCAGCGCTTCCGCGCGGACGGCAACAACAGCACCCGCCTGCGCCGGAACCGCCTCGATGGCTGGATGTACGATATCAACGCCGACTATGAGTTCGCGTTCGGGCCAGGCCGGTTCAAGATTATCGGGCTGCGCCATTTCGACCACGAACCGCTTGTCTCCACCCAGATCGACAGCTTCGCCAGCGGCGCGCCCGATCAGGGCACGCGCTTCGGGCGCAACTCGCACATCACCGAGACGATCGCCCGTGCCGAATATGGCTGGAAGATGGGGAAGAACGACCTGCAGGTCTCGTTCGAGCGTGCCGTCAACGGACTGGACCAGCGCGGCTCGCTCGCCGCGCTCGATCCCGGCGGTACCTTCGTGCCGGTCCCCTTTCCCGGCGGCAGCGGCATTGTGCGCGAAGTGCGCCATGAAGGGATCGTGACGTTCAGCCGCCCGCTCGCTTCCAACCTCAACCTGCAGGTCGCGGGCGGTGCCGAGACCAGCTCGCTCGAACGCGTCGATGGCGACGTGCCCGCACGCCGCTTCTTCCGCCCCAAGGGCAGCGTCACGCTGGGCTGGCAACCGGACAAGCAATGGGATCTGAGCCTCAAGCTGCGCCGCCGCGTCGGCCAGATCAGCTTCTACGACTTCCTCGCCCAGCCCAACCTGAAATCGGAGCGCCAGAACACCGGCAACCCCGACCTGGTCCCCCCGCAGAGCTGGGAAGCGGAAATGGAAGTCGGCCGCGCGCTAGGTGCCGCGGGCAAGACGCGGCTGCGCGGCTATTACCACCGGATCGAAGACATCATCGACATCGTGCCGATCGGCGCAGACGGCGAAGGCGTCGGCAACCTGCCGCGCGCGACGCGCTTCGGCCTGGTGAGCACGAGCACGATCCAGTTCGCTCCGCTCGGCCTGGCTGGCGCCAAGCTCGACGCGACACTCGGGATCGAGATCGCCCGCGTCCGCGACCCGCTAACCGGCGCTATGCGTGCCATCAGCGGAACGCAGGACCGCTGGGCGGAGCTTTCTTTCCGCCACGACATTCCCAAGACCGACCTCGCCTGGGGCATCGACGCCAGCTCCTATCACTATCAACCCTATTACTATCTCACCGAAGTGAACCAGGAGAATGAAGGACCCTGGTTCGCGAACATCTATGCCGAGCACAAGGATGTGGGCGGCCTCACCCTGCGCGTGCAAGTTGGTAATATCCTCAACGCGCGGCACCGCTACGACCGCCAGGTCTATGACGGCCGCCGCACCTCCAGCCCGCTTGTCATCCGCCAGGTCAACAATCAGCTGATCGGCCCGATCTTCACCTTTACGGCTCGCGGAAGCTTCTAG
- a CDS encoding helix-turn-helix transcriptional regulator, producing MSLMVADIVPDALVDPGDLPLAWETFDRLIGQIYECALDPSQWDATIEQIRLALCPPEWRTAFLMLERRDPPSARFIASTNVGPGVESTYSAVFAYSNPWSQRGWLARNGQLIDTDDILPREELRRTSLYKNFLAAMNVDRTLCLMLDRRDGERLGLLLIGPGDRNLSLLRRGLRVLGPHIQRAVRISQRIASVEVLASAARAAANRSRYAMISLDKDLNILSVNDRVAHYEETGLITTAGGRLTFVDPASQQKLAKMGLSSRDDLAFQAIDRAGRERPVLGVLIEPKAIPIIGGAIADAAMIITIGSGVGEAPVLGIDRLAQWFGLTPTEARVVTALVDGQTPQDYAASNGVSVNAVRFHLKHIFLKTETASQAQLVARIGQMPQ from the coding sequence ATGTCGCTCATGGTCGCCGACATCGTCCCGGACGCACTGGTCGATCCCGGCGACCTGCCGCTCGCATGGGAGACGTTCGATCGGCTGATCGGCCAGATCTATGAATGCGCGCTCGATCCGTCCCAATGGGATGCAACGATCGAGCAGATCCGGCTGGCGCTGTGCCCGCCCGAGTGGCGAACCGCCTTCCTGATGCTGGAGCGGCGCGATCCACCAAGCGCGCGGTTCATCGCGTCCACCAATGTCGGGCCGGGGGTGGAATCGACCTACAGCGCGGTCTTCGCCTACAGCAATCCCTGGTCACAGCGGGGGTGGCTCGCGCGAAACGGGCAGCTGATCGATACCGACGACATCCTCCCGCGTGAGGAGCTGCGCAGGACCAGCCTCTACAAGAACTTCCTGGCGGCCATGAACGTGGACCGCACGCTGTGCCTCATGCTCGACCGCCGTGACGGCGAACGCCTCGGCCTGTTGCTGATCGGTCCGGGTGACCGCAACCTCTCATTGCTGCGGCGCGGCCTGCGGGTTCTTGGGCCGCACATCCAGCGTGCGGTCAGGATCAGCCAGCGTATCGCCAGCGTCGAGGTGCTGGCCAGTGCGGCACGAGCCGCGGCGAACCGCTCGCGCTACGCCATGATCAGCCTCGACAAGGATCTCAACATCCTTTCGGTCAACGACCGCGTCGCCCATTATGAAGAGACCGGCTTGATCACCACTGCAGGCGGAAGGCTCACATTCGTCGATCCGGCCAGCCAGCAGAAGCTCGCGAAGATGGGGCTGTCTTCCCGCGACGATCTTGCCTTTCAGGCAATCGACCGCGCGGGACGTGAACGGCCGGTATTGGGCGTGCTGATCGAACCCAAGGCAATCCCGATCATCGGCGGTGCGATTGCCGACGCGGCGATGATCATCACGATCGGAAGCGGGGTTGGCGAAGCGCCGGTCCTGGGGATCGACCGACTGGCGCAATGGTTCGGGCTGACACCGACGGAAGCGCGGGTGGTCACCGCGCTGGTCGACGGACAAACCCCGCAGGACTATGCCGCCAGCAACGGGGTCAGCGTGAACGCGGTGCGCTTTCACCTCAAACATATTTTCCTCAAGACCGAGACCGCGAGCCAGGCGCAACTCGTCGCCCGAATTGGGCAGATGCCGCAGTAA
- a CDS encoding branched-chain amino acid aminotransferase: MEDTTILDFEFEAHPNPVSDADRAVVLENPGFGKVFTDHMAVIKYSTDKGWHDAKILPRGPIQVDPAMAVLHYAQEIFEGLKAYRTPDGSVTLFRADENARRFRESAERMAMAPLPDAMFLDSIRELVKIDSKWIPEIEGGSLYLRPFMFASEVFLGVKPASEYLYMVIASPAGAYFKGGAPSVTLWVSEHYTRAAPGGTGAAKCGGNYAASLIAQKEAIGEGCDQVVFLDAVENRYVEELGGMNVMFVMADGSIVTPPLGGTILPGITRDSLITLARSQGIEVREERYSIDQWKADAESGKLREAFACGTAAVLTPIGKVRGRGYEFVIGNGGPGLLTEKLRGELGAIQRGTAEDVHGWVERIA, translated from the coding sequence ATGGAAGACACCACGATCCTGGATTTCGAGTTCGAAGCGCATCCCAATCCGGTCAGCGACGCGGATCGGGCAGTGGTGCTGGAGAACCCCGGGTTCGGCAAGGTGTTCACCGATCACATGGCCGTGATCAAGTACAGCACCGACAAGGGCTGGCACGACGCGAAGATCCTGCCGCGCGGGCCGATCCAGGTCGATCCGGCGATGGCCGTGCTCCATTACGCGCAGGAGATCTTCGAGGGGCTCAAGGCCTATCGCACGCCCGACGGCAGCGTGACCCTGTTCCGCGCCGACGAGAATGCCCGCCGCTTCCGCGAGTCCGCCGAGCGGATGGCGATGGCGCCGCTGCCCGACGCGATGTTCCTGGACTCCATCCGCGAGCTGGTGAAGATCGACAGTAAGTGGATTCCGGAGATCGAGGGCGGCTCGCTCTATCTGCGCCCCTTCATGTTCGCGAGCGAGGTGTTCCTCGGCGTGAAGCCGGCCAGCGAATATCTCTACATGGTGATCGCCTCGCCGGCGGGCGCCTATTTCAAGGGCGGCGCGCCGTCGGTGACGCTGTGGGTTTCGGAGCATTACACGCGGGCGGCGCCGGGCGGCACGGGCGCGGCCAAGTGCGGCGGCAACTATGCCGCGAGCCTGATCGCGCAGAAGGAAGCGATCGGCGAGGGCTGCGACCAGGTGGTGTTCCTCGACGCGGTCGAGAACCGCTATGTCGAAGAGCTGGGCGGCATGAACGTGATGTTCGTGATGGCCGACGGCTCGATCGTCACCCCGCCGCTCGGCGGCACGATCCTGCCCGGCATCACCCGCGATTCGCTGATCACGCTGGCGCGGTCTCAGGGCATCGAGGTGCGCGAGGAGCGCTATTCGATCGACCAGTGGAAGGCCGATGCCGAGAGCGGCAAGCTGCGCGAGGCGTTCGCCTGCGGCACCGCGGCGGTGCTCACGCCGATCGGCAAGGTGCGCGGGCGCGGCTATGAATTCGTCATCGGCAATGGCGGCCCGGGGCTGCTGACGGAGAAGCTCCGCGGCGAGCTCGGCGCCATCCAGCGCGGCACTGCTGAGGATGTGCATGGCTGGGTTGAACGCATTGCCTAA
- a CDS encoding MarR family transcriptional regulator: protein MAAPIPASPLFLRETEIRRGVELLYFGYAHLTRSIDAGLAAQGLGRAHHRALYFIARKPDLTVSELLAILAITKQSLGRVLTELADRGFVETRTGDKDRRQRLLRLTPAGAKLEGELFDALRGKMAAAYSSAGPGAVGGFWAVLEGLVPEEERERVAALGR from the coding sequence ATGGCTGCCCCAATTCCTGCATCCCCGCTCTTCCTGCGCGAAACCGAGATCCGGCGCGGCGTGGAACTGCTCTATTTCGGGTACGCCCACCTGACCCGCTCGATCGATGCCGGGCTGGCGGCGCAGGGCCTCGGCCGTGCGCATCACCGAGCGCTCTATTTCATCGCGCGCAAGCCGGACCTGACGGTGAGCGAGTTGCTCGCGATCCTCGCGATCACCAAGCAGTCGCTCGGCCGCGTGCTGACCGAACTGGCCGATCGCGGCTTCGTCGAGACGCGCACCGGCGACAAGGACCGGCGCCAGCGGCTGCTGCGGCTGACCCCGGCGGGCGCCAAGCTCGAGGGCGAGCTGTTCGACGCGCTGCGCGGCAAGATGGCCGCGGCCTATTCGAGCGCCGGCCCGGGCGCGGTGGGCGGCTTCTGGGCGGTGCTCGAAGGGCTGGTCCCCGAGGAAGAGCGCGAGCGGGTAGCGGCGCTGGGGCGATAA
- a CDS encoding hemerythrin domain-containing protein: protein MTTTTATRDNKGRFTGSKRTSTGHNLAVVGAAAAGGMALGVLALLGRKAAVQAPTALAGNWDEALATEHEAVRKVFDTIEATDERSTTKRNLLLAHLKHALMKHAVEEENVIYPALREAGQKLAADELTKEHGYVKQYLYELENTPTASPDWIAKVRQFRTELEEHMAEEELRLFPMLRAQLSDEKNKALTLTMNKEGFKVA, encoded by the coding sequence ATGACAACCACCACCGCCACGCGTGACAACAAGGGCCGCTTCACCGGATCGAAGCGCACCAGCACCGGCCACAACCTCGCCGTGGTCGGCGCCGCCGCCGCGGGCGGCATGGCGCTTGGCGTGCTCGCGCTGCTCGGCCGCAAGGCCGCGGTCCAGGCGCCCACTGCCCTCGCCGGCAATTGGGACGAGGCGCTCGCCACCGAGCATGAAGCGGTGCGCAAGGTGTTCGACACGATCGAGGCGACCGACGAGCGCTCCACCACCAAGCGCAACCTGCTGCTCGCCCACCTCAAGCACGCGCTGATGAAGCATGCGGTGGAGGAGGAGAACGTCATCTACCCGGCGCTGCGCGAGGCCGGCCAGAAGCTGGCGGCCGACGAGCTGACCAAGGAACATGGCTATGTGAAGCAGTATCTCTACGAGCTGGAGAACACGCCCACCGCCTCGCCCGACTGGATCGCCAAGGTCCGCCAGTTCCGCACCGAACTCGAGGAGCATATGGCCGAGGAGGAACTGCGCCTCTTCCCGATGCTCCGTGCCCAGCTGAGCGACGAGAAGAACAAGGCGCTGACGCTGACGATGAACAAGGAAGGGTTCAAGGTGGCGTGA
- a CDS encoding pyrroline-5-carboxylate reductase dimerization domain-containing protein, with protein sequence MSAPASIWLVGCGNMAGAMLRRWIDAGTLDPAAAFVVNRHDRDLPEGVRQGREFPEGPLPDAVMLGMKPQQIGEIAETHGRRFAGVPLLISILAGAELSSLAARFQAGAIVRAMPNLPVAIGKGVVGLAGPRSDAVDALMRPLGLVEWVDEAGLDRLGVLAGCGPAFVYRFIDALAAAGTSIGFGEDQALRLAIATVEGAGLLAAQADAPPSTLADRVASPGGSTRKGLDVLDADGAIRTLLRATLEASAKRSAEMAAEARR encoded by the coding sequence ATGAGCGCTCCGGCCAGCATCTGGCTGGTCGGCTGCGGCAACATGGCCGGCGCGATGCTGCGCCGCTGGATCGATGCCGGCACGCTCGATCCCGCCGCCGCGTTCGTCGTCAACCGCCACGACCGTGACCTGCCCGAAGGCGTCCGTCAGGGCCGCGAATTTCCTGAAGGCCCGCTGCCGGACGCCGTGATGCTCGGCATGAAGCCGCAGCAGATCGGCGAGATCGCCGAGACGCATGGCCGTCGCTTCGCCGGCGTGCCGCTGCTGATCTCGATCCTCGCCGGCGCCGAGCTTTCCTCGCTCGCCGCCCGATTCCAGGCCGGCGCGATCGTCCGCGCCATGCCCAATCTCCCCGTCGCCATCGGCAAGGGCGTGGTTGGCCTCGCCGGCCCGCGCAGCGATGCCGTCGACGCGCTGATGCGGCCGCTCGGCCTGGTCGAATGGGTCGACGAGGCGGGACTGGACCGGCTCGGCGTGCTCGCCGGCTGCGGCCCTGCCTTCGTCTATCGCTTCATCGACGCGCTCGCCGCCGCCGGCACGTCGATCGGCTTCGGCGAAGACCAGGCGCTGCGCCTCGCCATCGCCACGGTGGAAGGCGCGGGGCTGCTCGCCGCCCAGGCCGATGCGCCGCCCTCGACCCTTGCCGACCGCGTCGCCAGCCCGGGTGGCTCGACCCGAAAGGGCCTCGACGTGCTCGACGCCGACGGCGCGATCCGCACGCTGCTGCGCGCCACGCTGGAGGCTTCGGCCAAGCGCAGCGCCGAAATGGCCGCCGAAGCCCGCCGCTAG
- a CDS encoding YbjN domain-containing protein, protein MLDEAEFDRDDAAPIDMLESYFAAHGWTHTREDDEIVAKVKGSWTEYELRAIWREDDGVLQFLAFPDIRVADERRLAVYETVGLVNEQLWIGHFELWSQSGILLFRHAALIDGDEPTLSLPQAELLVESAIDECERFYPVFQFVLWGGKTPQDALASSLIETQGEA, encoded by the coding sequence ATGCTCGACGAAGCGGAATTCGACCGCGACGACGCAGCCCCTATCGACATGCTCGAAAGCTATTTCGCCGCGCATGGCTGGACCCATACGCGCGAAGACGACGAGATCGTGGCGAAGGTCAAGGGAAGCTGGACGGAGTATGAGCTGCGCGCGATCTGGCGCGAGGATGACGGCGTTCTCCAGTTCCTGGCGTTCCCCGATATCCGCGTGGCCGACGAACGCCGCCTGGCGGTCTACGAGACAGTGGGCCTGGTCAACGAGCAGCTCTGGATCGGCCATTTCGAGCTCTGGTCGCAGAGCGGCATCTTGCTGTTCCGCCACGCCGCGCTGATCGACGGCGACGAGCCGACGCTCAGCCTCCCCCAGGCCGAGCTGCTGGTCGAGAGCGCAATCGACGAGTGCGAGCGCTTCTATCCCGTCTTCCAGTTCGTGCTGTGGGGCGGCAAGACGCCGCAGGACGCCCTCGCTTCCTCGCTGATCGAAACCCAGGGCGAGGCATGA
- a CDS encoding accessory factor UbiK family protein, whose amino-acid sequence MQTDNRLFDDFVKFVNGAAGTLAGVARETESAARERAREWIGGMDFVAREEFEAVKAMAVAARDENDALKARLAALEAQLGGSAPAAAAPKAPKSPKKPAGQA is encoded by the coding sequence ATGCAGACCGACAACCGCCTGTTCGACGATTTCGTGAAGTTCGTGAACGGCGCGGCTGGCACGCTGGCCGGCGTCGCCCGCGAGACCGAGAGCGCCGCGCGCGAGCGCGCACGCGAGTGGATCGGCGGGATGGACTTCGTCGCCCGCGAGGAGTTCGAGGCCGTCAAGGCGATGGCGGTGGCCGCCCGCGACGAGAATGACGCGCTCAAGGCGCGCCTCGCCGCACTCGAGGCACAGCTGGGCGGGAGTGCCCCCGCCGCAGCCGCCCCCAAGGCACCGAAATCGCCTAAAAAGCCTGCAGGACAAGCGTAA
- a CDS encoding TspO/MBR family protein, with protein MREIASKGQLRLAYLRWAVVTVPFILLLGFTSARLAPSGSANPWFARLAKPEIMPPEWVFPAAWTALYVLMGLALAMIINARGSTLRGPALVVFAVQMLVNLVWSPVFFGMHLVVPALAILGALFVLALVTFVLFARIRSFAAVLLLPYLAWIAFAGVLLYQIHELNPNAGSLVSARPADEIQIK; from the coding sequence TTGAGGGAAATCGCATCGAAGGGGCAGCTGAGGCTCGCCTATCTGCGATGGGCCGTGGTGACGGTACCGTTCATCCTGCTGCTCGGCTTCACCTCGGCTAGGCTCGCGCCGTCGGGCAGCGCCAATCCGTGGTTCGCCCGGCTTGCGAAGCCCGAGATCATGCCGCCCGAATGGGTGTTCCCCGCCGCCTGGACCGCGCTCTACGTGCTGATGGGCCTGGCGCTGGCGATGATCATCAACGCGCGCGGATCGACGCTGCGCGGGCCCGCGCTCGTCGTCTTCGCGGTGCAGATGCTGGTCAACCTAGTCTGGTCGCCGGTGTTCTTCGGCATGCACCTGGTCGTGCCGGCGCTGGCGATCCTCGGCGCGCTGTTCGTGCTGGCGCTGGTCACCTTCGTGTTGTTCGCGCGGATTCGCAGCTTCGCGGCGGTGCTGCTGCTGCCCTATCTGGCCTGGATCGCCTTTGCCGGCGTTCTCCTGTATCAGATCCATGAATTGAACCCGAACGCCGGAAGCCTTGTATCTGCGCGCCCGGCTGACGAAATACAGATCAAGTGA
- a CDS encoding TlyA family RNA methyltransferase: MSKQRADQMLVDRGLAESRSRAQALIMAGLVFNGDRKVDKPGQQLLEETVLEVRGRDHPWVSRGGVKLAHALEHFGWDVTGAVAIDVGSSTGGFTDVLLSKGAAHVYAVDSGTNQLAWKLRQDARVTVYEQTSARTLTSGHIPEPVDLIVCDASFIGLAKVLEVPFRFARPGARLVALIKPQFEAGRGEVGKGGVVRDAAVHERVCREVEEWVAAQGWAVAGITTSPITGPEGNVEFLIAATRTDTGTADQAVDTQ, translated from the coding sequence ATGTCCAAGCAGCGTGCCGACCAGATGCTCGTAGATCGCGGCCTCGCCGAGAGCCGCAGCCGCGCCCAGGCGCTGATCATGGCCGGCCTGGTCTTCAACGGCGATCGCAAGGTCGACAAGCCGGGCCAGCAGCTGCTCGAGGAAACCGTGCTCGAGGTGCGCGGGCGCGATCATCCCTGGGTTTCGCGCGGCGGCGTCAAGCTTGCGCACGCGCTCGAGCATTTCGGCTGGGACGTGACCGGCGCGGTGGCGATCGATGTCGGCTCCTCGACCGGCGGCTTCACCGACGTGCTGCTCAGCAAGGGGGCGGCGCATGTCTACGCCGTCGACAGCGGCACCAACCAGCTTGCCTGGAAGCTCCGCCAGGATGCGCGCGTGACCGTCTATGAGCAGACCAGCGCCCGCACGCTCACCTCGGGCCATATCCCCGAGCCGGTGGACCTGATCGTCTGCGATGCGAGCTTCATCGGCCTCGCCAAGGTGCTCGAGGTGCCGTTCCGCTTCGCCCGTCCCGGCGCGCGGCTGGTCGCGCTGATCAAGCCCCAGTTCGAGGCGGGGCGTGGGGAAGTGGGCAAGGGCGGGGTAGTGCGGGATGCCGCAGTGCACGAACGCGTCTGCCGCGAGGTCGAGGAATGGGTCGCGGCGCAGGGCTGGGCGGTCGCCGGCATCACCACCAGCCCGATCACCGGGCCCGAGGGCAATGTCGAATTCCTCATCGCCGCGACGCGCACTGATACCGGTACCGCAGATCAAGCTGTGGACACACAATAG
- a CDS encoding lysozyme, translating to MMTPSPACIALVQEFEGCARQQPDGSFAAYPDPGTGGAPWTIGWGTTGPDVTPGTIWTQAQCDARLDQDVTAFAQQVTTTLGGAATSQNQFDALVDFAYNLGIRNLQTSTLLKLHKAGNYPAAAAEFPKWNMAAGKVLPGLVRRRAAEQALYSKP from the coding sequence ATGATGACGCCCAGCCCGGCATGCATAGCCCTGGTCCAGGAATTCGAAGGCTGCGCCCGGCAGCAGCCCGATGGCAGCTTCGCCGCCTATCCCGATCCCGGCACCGGCGGCGCGCCCTGGACGATCGGCTGGGGCACGACTGGGCCTGACGTGACGCCCGGCACGATCTGGACACAGGCGCAGTGCGATGCCCGGCTCGACCAGGACGTCACTGCCTTCGCCCAGCAGGTCACCACCACGCTCGGCGGCGCGGCGACCAGCCAGAACCAGTTCGATGCGCTGGTCGATTTCGCCTATAATCTCGGCATCCGGAACCTGCAGACCAGCACGCTGCTCAAGCTCCACAAGGCGGGCAACTATCCCGCCGCCGCCGCCGAGTTTCCCAAGTGGAACATGGCCGCCGGCAAGGTCCTGCCCGGGCTGGTGCGCCGCCGGGCGGCCGAACAGGCGCTCTACTCGAAACCCTGA
- a CDS encoding alpha/beta hydrolase yields the protein MTIFTPFDDHSPIVLTVPGLGGSGPSHWQTLWEQSRPDTSRVELGMWDTPHRNAWVTRLDQAIRCAQAPVVLAAHSLGCLAVAWWAALSPQPFGWPVAGALLVAPADVDRSEAKPELAGFAPAPAKPLPFPSITVASQDDPWISLDRARELAKGWGSLFVDAGPQGHLNAASGIGWWHEGQALLDRVLDAASDRSGRVRTAADARSLLAINATEAAQVHYLGRHA from the coding sequence ATGACCATTTTTACTCCATTTGACGACCATTCGCCGATCGTCCTCACCGTTCCCGGGCTCGGCGGCTCGGGGCCTTCGCACTGGCAGACGCTCTGGGAGCAGTCGCGCCCCGATACCAGCCGAGTCGAGCTCGGCATGTGGGATACGCCGCATCGCAATGCCTGGGTGACCAGGCTCGACCAGGCGATCCGCTGCGCGCAGGCGCCGGTGGTGCTCGCCGCGCACAGCCTGGGCTGCCTGGCCGTCGCCTGGTGGGCGGCGCTCTCGCCCCAGCCGTTCGGTTGGCCGGTGGCGGGCGCCCTGCTCGTCGCGCCGGCCGATGTCGATCGCAGCGAAGCAAAGCCCGAACTCGCCGGCTTCGCGCCCGCTCCCGCCAAGCCGCTCCCCTTCCCCTCGATCACCGTGGCGAGCCAGGACGATCCGTGGATCTCGCTCGACCGCGCCCGCGAGCTTGCCAAGGGCTGGGGCAGCCTGTTCGTCGATGCCGGGCCGCAGGGGCACCTCAACGCCGCGAGCGGGATCGGCTGGTGGCATGAGGGCCAGGCGTTGCTCGACCGGGTGCTCGACGCTGCCTCCGATCGCTCGGGCCGGGTCCGCACCGCCGCCGATGCGCGCTCGCTGCTCGCGATTAACGCTACGGAAGCCGCGCAAGTCCATTATCTGGGCCGGCACGCATGA
- a CDS encoding alpha/beta hydrolase, with the protein MDRRDLLAAAGIAGPLLPLAARAGTAPSAGPVQPDASFDLWPGDAPGLRDRNFQDHVVVRNPDPAFPDRAMDHIRTPRLDVFRAKNPNGAAMLVIPGGGYARVVVDKEGYELAPWLAARGITAFVLFYRLPGDPWQNPSNVPLADAQRAMRLIRHQTARWHVDPRRVGAMGFSAGGHLCADLATRFGRTVYDPVDAADAQDARPFVAAPIYPVVTMDPDFAHMGSRTLLIGKDPAPDLAAEHSPERQVSAQTPPCFLCHAEDDTTVPIRNTIALHAALKAAKVPAEAHLFEQGGHGFGWGPRTQGKPAHLWPELFLAWARGHGLLG; encoded by the coding sequence ATGGATCGCCGAGACCTGCTCGCCGCCGCCGGGATTGCCGGCCCGCTCCTGCCCCTCGCCGCCAGGGCCGGCACTGCGCCTTCCGCCGGCCCGGTGCAGCCCGATGCGAGCTTCGATCTGTGGCCCGGCGACGCCCCCGGCCTGCGCGACAGGAATTTCCAGGACCATGTCGTGGTCCGCAATCCCGATCCCGCCTTCCCCGATCGCGCGATGGACCACATCCGCACGCCGCGGCTCGACGTGTTCCGCGCGAAAAACCCGAACGGCGCCGCGATGCTGGTCATCCCCGGCGGCGGCTACGCCCGCGTCGTGGTCGACAAGGAAGGCTATGAGCTCGCCCCCTGGCTTGCCGCGCGCGGGATCACCGCCTTCGTGCTGTTTTACCGGCTGCCCGGCGACCCCTGGCAGAATCCCAGCAACGTCCCCCTCGCCGATGCCCAGCGCGCGATGCGGCTGATCCGGCACCAGACGGCCAGGTGGCACGTCGATCCCCGGCGCGTCGGCGCGATGGGCTTCTCCGCCGGCGGACATCTGTGCGCCGATCTCGCCACCCGCTTCGGCCGCACGGTCTACGACCCGGTCGACGCCGCCGACGCGCAGGACGCCCGCCCGTTCGTCGCCGCGCCGATCTATCCGGTCGTCACGATGGACCCGGATTTCGCGCATATGGGCTCGCGCACCCTGCTGATCGGCAAGGATCCCGCGCCCGATCTCGCCGCCGAGCATTCGCCCGAGCGCCAGGTAAGCGCGCAGACCCCGCCCTGCTTCCTCTGCCATGCCGAGGACGACACCACCGTGCCGATCCGCAACACGATCGCGCTGCACGCCGCGCTGAAGGCGGCCAAGGTACCGGCGGAGGCGCACCTGTTCGAACAGGGCGGGCACGGCTTCGGCTGGGGTCCGCGCACCCAGGGCAAGCCGGCGCATCTGTGGCCCGAACTGTTCCTCGCCTGGGCCAGGGGGCACGGGCTGCTGGGCTGA